A genomic window from Pseudogulbenkiania sp. MAI-1 includes:
- the phoR gene encoding phosphate regulon sensor histidine kinase PhoR — translation MREFAQRTLLWLAVIALLGLGFWWVSAFDALLVVSICLGGWLAYHLYHLALLLRWLKHPVAERVPDGFGAWHTVFMTLYRQSKLQRQSQRKLTNTVERFINAGEAMPDGVVVLDEHDRIEWLNPMAVEHFGLDRKRDVGNHIFNLIRQPAFNAYMKANSFSQPLILRFTQPNERVLSIQLVPFDSTRKLILSRDITSLERVQTVHRDFVANVSHELRTPLTVIGGFLETLADMPDDPALLRQFLPMMMEQSRRMQSLVEDLLILSRLENSPKSAANEKVNMTELLDTLMVEAEGLSQGRHQIRLQRDTPLWLWGNVQELHSAFGNLVSNAVRYTPDGGNITLSWKAEGEKLVFSVKDSGIGIPREHIPRLTERFYRVDRGRSRGNGGTGLGLAIVKHVVARHQARLEVQSEPERGSTFSVVFNRTQVAEPEAA, via the coding sequence TTGCGCGAATTTGCACAGCGTACATTGCTCTGGCTGGCGGTCATCGCGCTGCTGGGGCTGGGGTTCTGGTGGGTCAGCGCGTTCGACGCCTTGCTGGTGGTGTCCATCTGCCTGGGCGGCTGGCTGGCTTACCATCTCTATCACTTGGCACTGTTGCTGCGCTGGCTCAAGCACCCGGTGGCCGAGCGCGTGCCCGACGGTTTCGGCGCCTGGCACACGGTGTTCATGACGCTGTATCGGCAGAGCAAGCTGCAGCGCCAGAGCCAGCGCAAACTGACCAACACCGTGGAGCGCTTCATCAACGCCGGCGAGGCGATGCCGGACGGGGTGGTGGTGCTGGACGAGCACGACCGCATCGAATGGCTGAACCCGATGGCGGTGGAGCATTTCGGCCTCGATCGCAAGCGCGACGTCGGCAACCACATCTTCAACCTGATCCGCCAGCCCGCCTTCAACGCCTACATGAAGGCGAACAGCTTCAGCCAGCCGCTGATCCTGCGCTTTACCCAGCCCAACGAGCGGGTGCTGAGCATCCAGCTGGTGCCGTTCGACTCCACCCGCAAACTGATCCTGTCGCGCGACATCACCTCGCTCGAGCGGGTGCAGACGGTGCACCGCGACTTCGTCGCCAACGTCTCGCACGAGCTGCGCACGCCGCTGACGGTGATCGGCGGCTTCCTCGAGACCTTGGCCGACATGCCGGACGACCCGGCGCTGTTGCGCCAGTTTCTGCCGATGATGATGGAACAGTCGCGCCGCATGCAGAGCCTGGTGGAAGACCTGCTGATCCTGTCGCGGCTGGAGAACAGCCCGAAGAGCGCCGCCAACGAGAAGGTCAACATGACCGAGCTGCTCGACACCTTGATGGTCGAGGCCGAAGGGTTGTCGCAGGGGCGCCACCAGATCCGGCTGCAGCGCGATACGCCGCTGTGGTTGTGGGGCAATGTTCAGGAGCTGCACTCGGCGTTCGGCAACCTGGTCTCCAACGCGGTGCGCTATACCCCGGACGGCGGCAATATCACGCTGAGCTGGAAGGCGGAAGGCGAGAAACTGGTGTTTTCGGTCAAGGACAGCGGTATCGGTATCCCGCGCGAGCACATCCCGCGGCTGACCGAACGCTTCTACCGTGTCGACCGCGGCCGCTCGCGCGGCAACGGCGGCACCGGCCTCGGGCTGGCCATCGTCAAGCACGTGGTGGCGCGTCATCAGGCGCGGCTCGAGGTCCAGAGCGAGCCCGAGCGTGGCAGCACCTTCAGCGTGGTATTCAACCGGACCCAGGTGGCCGAGCCGGAAGCGGCCTGA
- the phoB gene encoding phosphate regulon transcriptional regulator PhoB, with protein MMPANILLVEDEPAIQELIAFNLTQAGHHVLRASTAEAALTLVKNALPDLVLLDWMLPGGSGIDIAKRLRADERTRHVPIIMLTARSDEQDKIAGLETGADDYITKPFSPRELLARIKAVLRRRAPQMTDDAVEVKGLRLDPATHRVSTDGRPIDLGPTEFRLLHFFMTHPERVHSRAQLLDQVWGDHVFVEERTVDVHIRRLRSSLEGSGHDGLIQTVRGTGYRFSTQS; from the coding sequence ATCATGCCTGCGAACATTCTGCTCGTTGAAGACGAACCGGCCATTCAGGAACTGATTGCGTTCAACCTGACCCAGGCCGGTCACCATGTCCTGCGCGCCAGTACCGCCGAGGCTGCGCTGACGCTGGTCAAGAATGCCTTGCCGGACCTGGTGTTGCTGGACTGGATGCTGCCCGGCGGCTCCGGCATCGACATCGCCAAGCGCCTGCGCGCCGACGAGCGCACGCGCCACGTGCCCATCATCATGCTGACCGCGCGCTCCGACGAGCAGGACAAGATCGCCGGTCTGGAAACCGGGGCCGACGACTACATCACCAAGCCGTTCTCGCCGCGCGAACTGCTGGCGCGCATCAAGGCGGTGCTGCGCCGCCGCGCGCCGCAGATGACCGACGACGCGGTCGAGGTCAAGGGCCTGAGGCTCGACCCCGCCACCCACCGCGTCAGTACCGACGGCCGCCCGATCGATCTCGGTCCGACCGAATTCCGCCTGCTGCACTTCTTCATGACCCACCCGGAGCGGGTGCACTCGCGGGCACAACTGCTCGACCAGGTGTGGGGCGACCACGTGTTCGTCGAGGAGCGCACGGTCGACGTGCACATCCGCCGCCTGCGCAGCTCGCTCGAAGGATCCGGCCACGACGGCCTGATCCAGACCGTGCGCGGCACCGGCTACCGCTTTTCCACGCAATCGTGA
- a CDS encoding Lrp/AsnC family transcriptional regulator gives MDKFDHKILAALHENARISFAELARRVNLSAPAVADRVDKLERAGIITGYHVGVDLARLGFPIQCVIELTVKHLEFYAVLAKLKDMPGIVSCESITGSSGLLLKVAVDTMGSLQALIAELMQYGDTKTSIVIDTPVAPRLPPLPVD, from the coding sequence GTGGACAAATTCGATCACAAGATTCTCGCCGCGCTGCACGAAAACGCCCGCATCAGCTTCGCCGAGCTGGCGCGGCGGGTGAACCTGTCGGCGCCGGCGGTGGCCGATCGCGTCGACAAGCTGGAGCGTGCCGGCATCATCACCGGCTATCACGTCGGCGTCGACCTGGCCCGGCTCGGCTTTCCCATCCAGTGCGTGATCGAGCTGACGGTGAAGCACCTGGAGTTCTACGCCGTGCTGGCCAAGCTCAAGGACATGCCCGGTATCGTGTCGTGCGAGTCGATCACCGGCAGCAGCGGGCTATTGCTGAAGGTGGCGGTCGACACCATGGGTTCGCTGCAGGCGCTGATCGCCGAGCTGATGCAGTACGGCGACACCAAGACCTCGATCGTCATCGACACGCCGGTGGCGCCACGCCTGCCGCCGCTGCCGGTGGATTAG
- the yedA gene encoding drug/metabolite exporter YedA, producing MSPFRLPPLTLAALAALYLIWGSTYFAIRIGVDSWPPLLMAGVRFLLAGGVLALFLLWRGEALPNWRELGSSTLLGVLMPGMGNGLVTVAQKSVSSGVAALMVATVPLFTTLCARLFGQRTRPLEWAGMALGLAGIALLNQGASLSMSPMGAILLLVACAGWALGSAWSKHLPQPGGLMASAMMMLMGGLALLAASAASGERLAAAPSFEGWLALGYLVVFGSLIAYNAYLYLLANVSPATATSYAYVNPVIAVLLGALFLGEQVGRQELGALVVIVCGVVLIGWKKDAPRPA from the coding sequence ATGTCTCCGTTCCGCCTGCCTCCCCTTACCCTGGCCGCCCTCGCGGCCCTCTACCTGATCTGGGGCTCGACCTATTTCGCCATCCGTATCGGCGTCGACTCGTGGCCGCCGCTGTTGATGGCGGGGGTGCGCTTCCTGCTCGCCGGCGGCGTGCTGGCGCTGTTCCTGCTGTGGCGCGGCGAGGCGCTGCCGAACTGGCGTGAGCTCGGCAGTTCCACCCTGCTCGGCGTGCTGATGCCGGGCATGGGCAACGGGCTGGTGACGGTGGCGCAGAAGAGCGTGTCGTCCGGTGTGGCGGCGCTGATGGTGGCGACGGTGCCGCTGTTTACCACGCTGTGTGCCCGGCTGTTCGGCCAGCGCACCCGCCCGCTGGAGTGGGCCGGCATGGCGCTGGGGCTGGCCGGCATCGCGCTGCTCAACCAGGGCGCCAGCCTGTCGATGAGCCCGATGGGCGCCATCCTGCTGCTCGTGGCCTGCGCCGGCTGGGCGCTGGGGTCGGCCTGGAGCAAGCACCTGCCGCAGCCCGGCGGGCTGATGGCGAGTGCGATGATGATGCTGATGGGCGGCCTGGCGCTGCTCGCGGCCAGTGCGGCCAGCGGCGAGCGGCTGGCGGCGGCGCCTTCGTTCGAGGGTTGGCTGGCCTTGGGCTACCTGGTGGTGTTCGGCTCGCTGATCGCCTACAACGCCTATCTCTATCTGCTGGCCAACGTCAGTCCGGCCACCGCCACCAGCTACGCCTACGTCAATCCGGTGATCGCGGTGCTGCTGGGCGCGCTGTTCCTCGGCGAGCAGGTCGGCCGGCAGGAGCTGGGTGCGTTGGTGGTGATCGTCTGCGGCGTGGTGCTGATCGGCTGGAAGAAGGACGCGCCGCGCCCGGCCTAG
- the tolQ gene encoding protein TolQ: MSFMSLILDASLVVQLVMLGLALLSVLSWALIISKLGTLRSARRHSESFEQNFWGGADLNRLYEDARQQGETVGMERIFQSGFAEFLKQRGRSGAELSDIMDGARRAMRAAAQRELDRLDSHTSFLATVGSVSPYIGLFGTVWGIMHAFIGLGNAGQATLSTVAPGIAEALVATAIGLFAAIPAVVAYNRFAADVDRLASRFDTFMEEFSNILQRLATR, from the coding sequence ATTTCTTTCATGAGCCTGATCCTGGACGCCAGCCTGGTGGTGCAACTGGTCATGCTGGGCCTGGCGCTGCTGTCGGTGCTGTCGTGGGCGCTGATCATCAGCAAGCTCGGCACGCTGCGCTCGGCGCGGCGCCACAGCGAGAGCTTCGAGCAGAACTTCTGGGGCGGCGCCGACCTCAACCGCCTGTACGAGGACGCCCGCCAGCAGGGCGAGACGGTCGGCATGGAGCGCATCTTCCAGTCCGGCTTCGCCGAATTCCTCAAGCAGCGCGGCCGCAGCGGCGCCGAGCTGTCCGACATCATGGACGGGGCGCGCCGCGCCATGCGCGCCGCCGCCCAGCGCGAGCTGGACCGTCTCGACAGCCATACCTCCTTCCTCGCCACGGTGGGTTCGGTCAGCCCCTACATCGGGCTGTTCGGCACGGTGTGGGGCATCATGCACGCCTTCATCGGCCTCGGAAACGCCGGCCAGGCGACGCTGTCGACGGTGGCGCCGGGTATCGCCGAGGCGCTGGTGGCGACCGCCATCGGCCTGTTCGCGGCGATTCCGGCGGTGGTGGCGTACAACCGTTTCGCCGCCGACGTGGACCGCCTGGCGTCGCGTTTCGACACCTTCATGGAAGAGTTCTCCAACATCCTGCAGCGCCTCGCCACACGCTGA
- a CDS encoding L-threonylcarbamoyladenylate synthase: MSRSSSPPRRVFGRLPAAALLRRARATLRQGGVLAYSTESCFGLGCDPLNVRAIRRVLALKARPNHKGLIVIAASLEQVRPLIRPLSAAEEAELGRYWPGPYTLLLPASRRVSPLLRGRHDKIAVRVTAHGEAAALCRALGTALVSTSANRAGQKSLKAAQACRRAFGSAVLTLPGRIGGSRRPSTIIDFETGRVLR, translated from the coding sequence ATGAGTCGTTCTTCTTCCCCGCCGCGCCGGGTGTTTGGCCGTCTGCCCGCCGCCGCGCTACTGCGGCGCGCCCGGGCTACGCTGCGGCAAGGCGGCGTGCTGGCCTACTCCACCGAATCCTGCTTCGGCCTCGGCTGCGATCCGCTCAACGTGCGGGCGATCCGGCGCGTGCTGGCGCTCAAGGCGCGCCCCAACCACAAGGGGCTGATCGTGATCGCCGCCTCGTTGGAGCAGGTGCGCCCGCTGATCCGTCCGCTGTCCGCGGCCGAGGAAGCGGAACTTGGCCGCTACTGGCCCGGTCCCTATACCTTGTTGCTGCCGGCGTCGCGCCGTGTGTCGCCGCTGTTGCGCGGGCGGCACGACAAGATCGCGGTGCGGGTGACGGCGCACGGCGAGGCGGCGGCGCTGTGCCGCGCCCTGGGTACGGCGCTGGTGTCGACCTCGGCCAACCGGGCCGGGCAGAAGTCGCTGAAGGCCGCGCAGGCCTGCCGGCGTGCCTTCGGTTCGGCCGTGCTGACGCTGCCGGGGCGTATCGGCGGCAGCCGCCGCCCCTCCACCATCATCGATTTTGAAACCGGCCGCGTGCTGCGCTGA
- a CDS encoding ABC transporter substrate-binding protein, with the protein MIRRCLTPILCALFVLAGSAGAAPAPASLRLLTESYPPYNMSAKNGAVVGLSTEIVREMMKRARVPYTIELQQWVWAFTTARDDPGTCVYSTTRNEEREAQFKWVGPLVDNPWVLYARNDDTRPVHALEDVRPYLLGGYVGDATAQFLMSNGYRVELVPADVLNMRKLADGRIDFWATGKYQGAYLAAQQKQRGIRPVLTFKTVQLYLACNKAVGDALIQKLNASLNGMREEGLVQKITDRYLH; encoded by the coding sequence ATGATCCGCCGCTGCCTGACCCCCATCCTGTGCGCGCTGTTCGTCTTGGCCGGCAGCGCCGGAGCCGCCCCCGCTCCCGCGTCGTTGCGCCTGCTGACCGAATCCTACCCGCCCTACAATATGAGCGCGAAGAACGGCGCGGTGGTTGGCCTGTCGACCGAAATCGTGCGCGAGATGATGAAGCGCGCCCGCGTGCCTTACACCATCGAGCTGCAGCAGTGGGTGTGGGCGTTCACCACCGCTCGCGACGACCCCGGCACCTGCGTCTATTCCACCACCCGCAACGAGGAGCGCGAGGCCCAGTTCAAGTGGGTCGGGCCGCTGGTGGACAACCCCTGGGTGCTGTACGCGCGCAACGACGACACGCGCCCGGTGCACGCGCTGGAGGACGTCCGTCCCTACCTCTTGGGCGGCTACGTCGGCGACGCCACCGCCCAGTTCCTGATGAGCAACGGCTATCGCGTCGAGTTGGTGCCGGCCGACGTGCTCAACATGCGCAAGCTCGCCGACGGCCGTATCGACTTCTGGGCCACCGGCAAGTATCAGGGTGCCTATCTGGCCGCGCAGCAGAAGCAGCGCGGCATCCGCCCGGTGCTGACCTTCAAGACGGTGCAGCTCTACCTCGCCTGCAACAAGGCGGTGGGCGACGCGCTGATCCAGAAGCTGAACGCGAGTCTCAACGGCATGCGCGAGGAAGGGCTGGTGCAGAAGATCACCGACCGCTACCTGCATTGA
- the purD gene encoding phosphoribosylamine--glycine ligase, which translates to MKVLVIGSGGREHALAWRIAKSPRVSKVFVAPGNAGTELDPHLTNVAISAIPELVAFVKQEKVELTVVGPEAPLAAGVVDAFRAEGLKIFGPTQYAAQLESSKDFAKAFMKRHGIPTAGYETFTDAAAAHAYVDGKGAPIVIKADGLAAGKGVVVAMTLDEAHAAIDDMLVGNKMGSAGARVVIEDFLEGEEASFIVMVDGEHVLAMATSQDHKRLKDNDEGPNTGGMGAYSPAPVVTPDVHARVMREIILPTVQGMKKDGHEYTGFLYAGLMIDKDGNPFTIEFNCRFGDPETQPIMARLKSDFTVLLEAGVNGQLDRVEAEWDRRVALGVVLAAEGYPESPKKGDVIDGLPKATDDAVVFHAGTAFDVEGRVVTNGGRVLCVVGLGDSVRMAQSKAYAVADQIRFAGKQLRRDIGSKALSRRG; encoded by the coding sequence ATGAAAGTACTGGTTATCGGCAGTGGCGGGCGCGAGCATGCGCTGGCCTGGCGCATCGCCAAGTCGCCGCGCGTGTCCAAGGTCTTCGTCGCGCCCGGCAACGCCGGCACCGAACTCGACCCACATCTGACCAACGTCGCGATCAGCGCGATTCCGGAGCTGGTCGCCTTCGTCAAGCAGGAAAAGGTCGAGCTGACCGTGGTCGGCCCGGAAGCGCCGCTGGCCGCTGGCGTGGTCGACGCCTTCCGCGCCGAAGGGCTGAAAATCTTCGGCCCGACGCAGTATGCCGCCCAGCTGGAAAGCTCCAAGGACTTCGCCAAGGCCTTCATGAAGCGCCACGGCATCCCGACCGCCGGCTACGAGACCTTCACCGACGCCGCCGCGGCGCACGCCTACGTCGACGGCAAGGGCGCGCCGATCGTGATCAAGGCCGACGGCCTGGCCGCCGGCAAGGGCGTGGTGGTGGCGATGACGCTGGACGAAGCGCACGCCGCCATCGACGACATGCTGGTCGGCAACAAGATGGGCAGCGCCGGTGCGCGCGTGGTGATCGAGGACTTCCTCGAAGGCGAGGAGGCCAGCTTCATCGTCATGGTCGACGGCGAGCACGTGCTGGCCATGGCCACCAGCCAGGACCACAAGCGCCTGAAGGACAACGACGAAGGTCCCAACACCGGCGGCATGGGCGCCTACAGCCCGGCGCCGGTGGTGACCCCGGACGTGCACGCGCGCGTGATGCGCGAGATCATCCTGCCGACGGTGCAGGGCATGAAGAAGGACGGCCACGAGTACACCGGCTTCCTCTACGCCGGCCTGATGATCGACAAGGACGGCAACCCGTTCACCATCGAGTTCAACTGCCGCTTCGGCGACCCGGAAACCCAGCCCATCATGGCGCGCCTGAAGTCCGACTTCACCGTGCTGCTGGAAGCCGGCGTCAACGGCCAGCTCGACCGCGTCGAGGCCGAGTGGGACCGGCGCGTGGCGCTGGGCGTGGTGCTGGCGGCCGAGGGCTACCCGGAAAGCCCGAAGAAGGGCGATGTGATCGACGGCCTGCCCAAGGCCACCGACGACGCCGTGGTGTTCCATGCCGGCACCGCCTTCGATGTCGAGGGCCGGGTCGTCACCAACGGCGGCCGCGTGCTGTGCGTGGTGGGCCTGGGCGACAGCGTGCGCATGGCGCAGAGCAAGGCCTACGCCGTGGCCGACCAGATCCGCTTCGCCGGCAAGCAGCTGCGCCGCGACATCGGCAGTAAGGCGCTGAGCCGCCGCGGCTGA
- the purH gene encoding bifunctional phosphoribosylaminoimidazolecarboxamide formyltransferase/IMP cyclohydrolase: protein MTKIERALISVSDKTGVLEFAQALAGFGVHILSTGGTAKLLADAGVPVTEVSDYTGFPEMLDGRVKTLHPKVHGGILGRRDLPEHVAKMAEHDIGNIDLVCVNLYPFEATIANPDCPLEDAIENIDIGGPTMVRSAAKNWAHVAIVTDAADYATLVEEMKANDGKLSKATRFELAKKAFTHTAAYDGAISNYLTSLAPGSLAGVPERTAFPNRLNSQFIKVQDMRYGENPHQAAAFYRDLEPAAGSIANYRQLQGKELSYNNIADADAAWEAVKTFDAPACVIVKHANPCGVAVAADPLTAYRLAFATDTTSAFGGIIAFNRPVDAETVEAVTGQFLEVLIAPAFSEEAKAVIAAKKNVRVLEIPLEAGANRFELKRVGGGVLVQTPDIKNVGLDELKVVTKRQPTEQEMSDLLFAWRVAKYVKSNAIVFCKNGQTAGIGAGQMSRVDSTRIAARKAQDAGLTLQGAVAASDAFFPFRDGIDVIAEQGIKAIIQPGGSMRDDEVFAAADEHGIAMVLTGVRHFRH, encoded by the coding sequence ATGACCAAGATCGAACGTGCGCTGATCAGCGTTTCCGACAAGACCGGCGTTCTCGAATTCGCCCAGGCCCTGGCTGGCTTCGGCGTGCATATCCTGTCGACCGGCGGCACCGCCAAGCTGCTGGCCGACGCCGGCGTGCCGGTGACCGAAGTGTCCGACTACACCGGCTTCCCCGAAATGCTCGACGGCCGCGTCAAGACCCTGCACCCGAAAGTGCACGGCGGCATCCTCGGCCGGCGCGACCTGCCCGAGCACGTGGCCAAGATGGCCGAGCACGACATCGGCAACATCGACCTGGTGTGCGTCAACCTGTACCCGTTCGAAGCCACCATCGCCAACCCGGACTGCCCGCTGGAAGACGCCATCGAGAACATCGACATCGGCGGCCCGACCATGGTGCGCTCCGCCGCCAAGAACTGGGCGCACGTCGCCATCGTCACCGACGCGGCCGACTACGCCACCCTGGTCGAAGAAATGAAGGCCAACGACGGCAAGCTGTCCAAGGCCACCCGTTTCGAACTGGCCAAGAAGGCGTTCACCCACACCGCCGCCTACGACGGCGCCATTTCCAACTACCTGACCAGCCTGGCCCCGGGCTCGCTCGCCGGCGTGCCGGAACGCACCGCCTTCCCGAACCGCCTGAACAGCCAGTTCATCAAGGTGCAGGACATGCGTTACGGCGAGAACCCGCACCAGGCCGCCGCCTTCTACCGCGACCTCGAGCCGGCTGCCGGCTCCATCGCCAACTACCGCCAGCTGCAGGGCAAGGAACTGTCCTACAACAACATCGCCGACGCCGACGCGGCCTGGGAAGCGGTGAAGACCTTCGACGCGCCGGCCTGCGTCATCGTCAAGCACGCCAACCCGTGCGGCGTGGCTGTGGCTGCCGATCCGCTCACCGCCTACCGCCTGGCCTTCGCCACCGACACCACCTCGGCCTTCGGCGGCATCATCGCCTTCAACCGCCCGGTGGATGCCGAGACCGTCGAAGCCGTGACCGGCCAGTTCCTCGAAGTGCTGATCGCCCCGGCCTTCAGCGAGGAGGCCAAGGCCGTCATCGCCGCCAAGAAGAACGTGCGCGTGCTGGAGATCCCGCTGGAAGCCGGCGCCAACCGCTTCGAGCTCAAGCGCGTCGGCGGCGGCGTGCTGGTGCAGACCCCGGACATCAAGAACGTCGGCCTGGACGAACTCAAGGTGGTGACCAAGCGCCAGCCTACCGAACAGGAAATGAGCGACCTCTTGTTCGCCTGGCGCGTCGCCAAGTACGTCAAGTCCAACGCCATCGTGTTCTGCAAGAACGGCCAGACCGCCGGCATCGGCGCCGGTCAGATGAGCCGCGTCGACTCCACCCGCATCGCCGCGCGCAAGGCGCAGGATGCCGGCCTGACGCTGCAGGGGGCGGTGGCCGCCTCCGATGCCTTCTTCCCGTTCCGTGACGGCATCGACGTCATCGCCGAGCAGGGCATCAAGGCCATCATCCAGCCGGGTGGCTCGATGCGCGATGACGAAGTGTTCGCCGCTGCCGACGAACACGGCATCGCCATGGTGCTGACCGGCGTGCGTCACTTCCGCCACTAA